A window of Exiguobacterium sp. FSL W8-0210 genomic DNA:
CGGGGCACGTGACACATTACGTTTTGAGGCATGTCTTCCACTTTATGGACATGAATTATCAGCAACGATTTCACCAATCGAAGCGGGAATGGGCTTTGCGGTCAAACCACAAGTCAAACCGTTCGTCGGTTCGGAAGTCTTGTTGCAACAGAAAGAACAAGGAGCACCGCGACGCTTGATCGGTCTTGAATTACTCGATAAAGGGATTGCGCGTCAAGATGCACCGGTTTGGCACGACGGGGAAGTCGTTGGTGTGGTGACGACAGGTACGTTGCCGCCGACAGTCGGAAAAGCGATTGCTTGGGCACTCGTTCCTGCAGAAGTAGCGGAACAAGAGCAATTTGAAGTGGAAGTACGCGGAAAACGTTTAGCAGCGAAACGAACAGCGACACCGTTTTATCGTCGCACGAAATAAGGGGGATATTTCTATGGATTTTCGTTATTTACCAATGACAGCAGAAGATGAGCAGGCGATGTTACAGACGATCGGTGCAGCATCGATCGAAGATTTACTCGCTGATATCCCGGCATCCGTCCGTGATAACGGTACATTGGAAGAAGTCGGTGTGCCACTTCCGGAAACGGACTTGATTCGGACGCTATCGAAGCTTGCCGACCAAAACATGAATACGAAACAATATTCATCGTTCCTTGGCGCAGGCATCTATGATCACTATGCACCTGCTGTCGTCAATCATATGTTACTGCGCTCAGAGTTTTACACTGCCTATACACCGTATCAGCCAGAGATTTCGCAAGGTGAACTACAAGCGATTTTTGAATTCCAATCGATGATTTGTGAATTGACAGGGATGGATGTCGCGAACTCGTCGATGTATGACGGTATCACGGCGTTAGCGGAAGCGGCTATGCTTGCTTGTGCCCATACGAAGAAAAAGACGATCGTTCTTTCAGACGGCGTTCACCCGGAGGCACACGATGTCGTTCGGACGTATGCGAACGGTCCAGGACTAAACGTCGAGACGTTGGCGCTTGAGCAAGGTGTCACACGGATCGATCAACTCGATGCCATCGAAGACGTCGCCTGTGTCATCGTGCAGTATCCGAACTTCTACGGTCGTGTCGAAGAACTACAAGCATTGGCCGATGCGACTCATGCTCGTGGTGCGCTGTTCATCGTCTCTGCGAATCCACTGGCACTCGGTATCTTAGAAGCACCAGGTAAACTTGGCGCTGACATAACGATCGGAGACTGCCAACCGTTCGGAATTCCACAAAGTTTTGGTGGACCGACGTGTGGTTATTTCACGACGACAAAAGCGTTGATGCGTAAGATTCCGGGACGTCTCGTTGGGCAGACCGTCGATGAGAATGGGAAACGCGGTTTCGTTCTGACGTTACAAGCACGTGAACAACACATTCGCCGTGACAAGGCGACATCTAACATTTGTTCGAACCAAGCGTTGAATGCACTCGCTGCTTCGATCGCGATGAGTGCACTCGGAAAACGGGGTATCCGGGAACTCGCGACACGCAACTTGCAAACGGCACATGCCTTAAAACAAAAGCTGAAACAGGCTGGCTTTACGATCGTTGACGATGGACCGAGCTTCAATGAATTCGTCGTTACGCTACCGATCGATGCAACACGTGCGAGTCAACAATTGCTCGATCACGGGATCATCGGCGGTTTGCCGTTAGGATCGTATGACGCGGCACGTCAAAATGAAATGCTTGTTTGTGCAACGGAATTACGGACGAATGAAGAGTTGGATCAATTCGTGACAGCGTTAGGGGGACTCACACATGAATGAGCAAACATTGATCTTTGAAATTTCTAAACCGGGTCGTATCGCCTTTAGCTTACCGTTACCGACTGTCGATGAGGTGGCAGTAGAAGAATTGTTACCGGCTTCGATGTTACGGAAGGAAGACGTGGCGCTACCGGAAGTATCTGAACTGGATCTCGTCCGTCACTACACGGCACTCTCGAACCGTAACCATGGTGTGGATTCTGGATTCTATCCACTCGGGTCATGTACGATGAAATACAACCCGAAAATTAATGAAGATATGGCACGCCTCCCTGGGTTTGCACACATTCACCCGCTTCAACCAGTCGAAAGTGTCCAAGGGGCACTCGGTTTAATGTATGATCTGCAAGAAAAACTCGCAGTCATCACAGGAATGGATGAAGTGACGCTCCAGCCGGCGGCGGGAGCACACGGTGAATGGACAGGCTTGATGCTGATTAAGGCCTACCATCATGCACGCGGTGACTTTAAACGGACGAAAGTCCTCGTACCGGACTCCGCGCACGGAACAAACCCGGCATCGGCATCAGTCGCTGGATTTGATACCGTGACGGTCTTATCGGATGAACGTGGTCTCGTTGATCTAGCAGACTTAAAGAAAAAAGTCGGTGACGATACAGCGGCACTCATGTTGACGAATCCAAACACGCTCGGTCTGTTTGAGTCGGATATCGTCGAAATCGCAAAAGCGGTTCACGAAGCAGGTGGAAAACTCTATTATGATGGTGCGAACTCGAATGCGATCATGGGCATTGCTCGTCCAGGGGACATGGGCTTTGATGTCGTTCACTTGAACTTGCATAAGACGTTCACAGGACCGCACGGTGGCGGCGGACCAGGGTCGGGTCCAGTAGGGGTCAAACAAGATTTGATTCCGTATTTACCGAAACCAATCGTCCGCAAAGAAGAAGAGCGTTATGTCCTCGATTACGATCGTCCGGAAGCAATCGGTCGCGTCAAACCATTCTACGGTAACTTCGGCATCAACGTTCGTGCCTATAGCTATATTCGGACGATGGGTGGGGCAGGTCTCGCTCGCGTCTCGAAAGAAGCGGTCTTGAATGCGAACTATATGTTGGCTCGTCTCAAAGGTGCGTATGACGCGCCATACGACGTCTATTGCAAGCACGAATTCGTCTTGTCGGGTAAACGTCAAAAAGCACTAGGTGTCCGGACGCTTGATATCGCTAAACGTCTGCTTGACTTTGGATACCATCCACCAACGATCTACTTCCCGTTGAACGTCGAGGAGTGTATCATGATCGAACCGACGGAAACAGAGTCAAAAGAAACACTCGATGCCTTTTGTGATGCGATGCTCCAGATTGCAAAAGAGGTCGAAGAGACACCAGATGTCGTCTTAAATGCACCACACACGACGGTCGTCAAACGGATGGACGAGACACTTGCTGCTCGAAAACCGGTCTTACGCTACGAACCAAAACAAGAAGTACACGCATAAGCTACTTCATAAAAAAGAGGACCTCTCCGACGAAGGAGAGATCCTCTTTTTGCGATGAACGAAGCATTAGCTCCGTTTGATTTTTCCTGACCACTGCTTGAATCCGCCTTTTAACTGATACAGATTCGTATAACCAGCTTTTTTCAAGACTTTTGCAGCCTGTGAAGAACGCATGCTACCTTGACAATACAAATAAATCGGCATGTCTTTTCGTAATTCCTTCGAGCGCATCTTCATTTGGCTGACCGGGATGTTACGGGCACCGACGATGTGTCCACCTTTGAATTCCTGTGTCTCGCGAACATCGACGATTTGTGCTTTACGGTAGTTCGCACGGAATTCTTCTTGCGACAATTTCGTGATGCCTTTGACCGGCATGAAACGCCAAGCGATGTAGGCGATCAGCGCGACCCATAATACGATCGTAATGATAGTTCCAGTTTCCATATTCGACTTCCAACCCCTTCGTTCGTTTAACCTCTGTTTCATTATAGTCAACGAAATCGATTTCGGCAATCGACTCGTGATTGCGCGACCGAGAATGGGTTTGATACACTAAGACGGAAACGTTTTGGGGGTGCTCAAGTGAACAGAGAGTGGCAAGTGTTGACGACGCCGGCAATGGAGCCGGCAATGAACATGGCAATTGATGAAGCATTGATTCAGTTCGTCGGGCGTGGTGAAATCGCACCGACGCTGCGTTTTTACTCATGGGAACCACGTGGATTAAGCGTTGGTCATTTTCAACGGGCAACCCGTGATATCGATCGAAAGCGGATCGCGGAGCTCGGGATTCCGATCGTGCGTCGGATGACAGGAGGGCGCGCTGTCTTGCACGCAGACGAGTTGACATACAGTGTCGTCATCCCAGAAGATACAGAAGGTTTACCACGCACGGTCATCGAAAGTTATCGGATGTTGACGGAAGGAATTCGCAAAGGATACCATCACCTCGGCATTCCGGTCGAATTTTCCGTTCCGTTGACGGAAGAGGAAAAGGAAGAATTACGGAAGCCGAAATCAGCCGTTTGTTTTGATGCAGCGTCGTATTATGAACTCGCTGTTGGAAAACGGAAAGTCGCCGGAAGTGCACAAGTTCGCCATCAAGGCGTTGTTCTGCAGCACGGTTCGGTCCCACTCTCTGTCGATGAAGGTGAATTGTTTGATTGTTTCTTGTATGATGATGAGTCGACGCGCGAACGGATGAAAGCGCGTTTTTCAGGAAAAGCTGTCGCTTTGAATGAGCTAGCAGGTCGCGCAGTCGCATTTGACGAGGTACGAGAAGCGTTCACGAAAGGCTTCGAAGAGGCGCTTGATTTGTCGTTCGTTCCATTAACGTTCACTAGCGAGCAGTGGCAGGAGATTGAGCGTCTTGCCGAGAAATACCGTAGTGATGAGTGGAACTGGAAACGCTAATGAATGAAATGGGAAGGTGATGTCGTGCCAACTCCGAGTATGGAAGATTATTTGGAACAAATTTATAAACTGATTGAAGATAAGGGGTATGCCCGCGTATCGGATATAGCGGAGTCGTTAGGAGTTCACCCGTCCTCGGTAACGAAGATGGTTCAAAAGCTCGACCGGGAGACGTATCTCGTTTATGAAAAGTATCGGGGTCTCATGCTGACGCCTAAAGGACGCAAAATCGGAAAGCGTCTCGTGGAACGACACGCCTTACTTGAAGATTTTCTTCGTCTCGTTGGTGTGGATGAAGAACTGATCTATAAGGATGTCGAAGGAATCGAACATCATATTAGTATCGAAGCATTGGATAAGATCAACGGAATGATTCAGTTCTTCGCAGAACGTCCTGGTTTGAAAGAGGAACTGCATCGCTATCAACAAGCCCATCCAGAGGATTGAGGCTTGTTTTTTTATACTTTTTTTCTAAGAGATCATCTTAAACACGAACATTCCATTACAATTTAATGATAAAGTGCGCATTTAAAAGGTGTTATGTTATACTGAGCCTGAAAATGGACGAAGGGGGTGACGGGTGTTCGCACCTGGTCATGGAAATTACGATTAAAGAAAAGTTAGTGTCTGAGTCACAACTAAAAGAAAAAGTCCGTGAATTAGCACAACAGATTGAAGCAGATGCTGCCGGACGTCAAATCGTTCTTGTCGTCGTGTTGAAAGGGTCGATGGTCTTTGCTGCGGATTTGATGCGCGAAATCAAAGGAAGCGTTCAAATTGATACAGTCGCGTGCTCTTCTTACGGAACAAAGACCGTCTCTTCAGGGCGTGTCCAGTTGAAGAAAGATCTCGATCTCGATGTGCAAGGGAAATATGTCGTCGTCATCGAAGATATTATCGACACAGGACGAACGCTCCATTTCTTATGTGATCACATGAAGTTGCATCAACCTGGAGTTCTAAAGGTGTGTACATTGCTTGATAAACCGGCACGTCGTGAAGTAGAACTCGACGCAGACTATGTCGGTTTTGAGATTCCGGATTACTTCGTTGTTGGGTACGGAATCGATTGTGCTGAGGAATACCGCAATTTACCGTATATCGGTTGGGTCGAAACGGATTGAACACGAAAAAAGGAGATTCGTCGCGTGACGAATCTCCTTTTTAATGTACTTTTGAAATTTAGAAAGCACGTTTTTTCTTTTTACCTTTTTTTCCTTCGATGACTGTCAGGTGAGGCGCTTTTGAACGATCCCGCAACGGTCTGACTTTATTCGATGCCGGCGCTTTTGAAGACTTGACCGGTTTTTTCTTAAAGTCTGTCCGGCGAACAGAATTCGAAGAGCCGTGCATTTTTTTTGATTGAGCGACGGATTTTCGGTACTGAGCGTTCGCACCATTTCCGACGCTTCGATTACGAGTCAGGAACTTAAAGAGTAAGAAGATAATCCCGGCGGTAATCCCGAAGAACAGCAATTGTGAAAACAGACTACTTGGATTGTTGACGAGTTTATATCCGAAGCCGACAAAAGCGAACAGTAACACGACGAGTGCAAATGTAGAACCAATGCGTTGTCTGATCATAATATCACCCCTGTTATCGATTAACCCAGTGCATTCTCATGTAGGTTATGTTCCTGTTTTTCTAATGCTTCAAACGCATAAATCGCAACCTCGATCTGTGAATCATCCGGTTCCTTCGTCGTCAAGTACTGCAACCATAGGCCAGGCAAGGCGATGACGCGAAGTCCTTTAATGTGCTGTGCTTTATTCGTCAGCTGTAACACTTCAAACGAGAGACCGATGACGACCGGTAATAAAGCGATTCGGCAGACGAGACGCAACCAAAGCGGATCCGTTGGCACGATCAGATAGACGAAAAATCCGACGATGACGGTGAAGATCAAGAAACTCGAGCCGCACCGGTAATGAAGCCGACTGCTGACGCGAACGTTCTCGACCGTAAGTGGACGTCCTGACTCGACGCAATTAATGACTTTATGCTCAGCACCATGATATTGGAAAAGTCGTTTGACAAGCGGGGTCAACGAAATCACGTAGAGATAACTGAACAAAAGCGTTAATTTAATTGTTGCTTCAATGACGTTTTGAATGACATGTCCAGACAAGGCTGGAAATACATCGAATAGCGATGCAAGGAAAGCAGGTAGTAACGTAAAGAGTAATTTACCGAAAAAAAATGATAGGATCCCGACGACAGCTACGCCGAGCCATTTCGTCAAAGGACTGGCAGTCGTCTCTTCCGGTTCTTCTTCACCCGGTTTGACACCGTAGCGATCACTTGCGAAGTTCATATGACTTGCGCCATTCGCTGAGGACTCCATCAAAGCAAAGAGACCACGCAAAAGTGGAATTCGTTTTCCTTTGGCGATTCGTGGTCGAACCGGTTTTTGCTGGGCAAACGTCTCGATCGAATCATCATTTCGACGAATCGCGGAGACTGCATGGGTCGCATTTTGGAACATGACGCCTTCGACGATGGCTTGACCACCGACTGGCGGATTAGTCGTTTTCATAATTGAACGCATCCCGTCTTCATTAAAATTAGGTGTATCGTCAGTGTACTTGATTTACGCTAAAAAAACTATGTTCGACTCGTCAAAACGAGGTAATCTTTAGGAGTCGGAAATCGGGTTATGATACAATGAAAAGGAATTCTAGGAGGTGTTTTTTTTTGCGTGTCTTGATATTAAACGGACCAAACTTGAATTTACTCGGAACACGCGAACCGGATACATATGGAACGGCGACATTAGCCGACTTAGAACACGACCTTCGCGCTTATTTTCCGAACATTCAGTTTCGGTTTGAACAATCGAATCATGAAGGACGACTGATTGATGTTCTTCACGAGGAACGGGGAGCGGACGGCATCGTCTTCAATGCGGCTGCCTATACGCATACGAGTATCGCGTTACGTGACGCGATCGCTGCGATCGAAGCACCCGTCATCGAGGTCCATCTATCGAATGTCCATGCACGTGAATCCTTCCGTCATCATTCGATGATCGCATCCGTCTGTCAAGGCGTCATTGCTGGACTTGGCATGACGGGATATCGTCTGGCAACGGAAGCACTTCAAGCTTTACAACAATCGGAACAAGGGGGAAATCAATCATGAAACAACGGATCGAGGCGTTACAAGCAGCTTTAAAGGAACGGGACCTTCCAGGATTACTCGTCACGAAAGCAGAGAACATTCGTTACATTTCCGGCTTCACGGGTTCAAGTGGTGCATGTCTCGTAACAGAAGAGCAAGCGTACTTCGTGACGGATTTCCGTTACACGGAGCAAGCGGCAGACCAAGTTAAAGGAATGGAGATCGTCCAAATCGAACGGTCGATTCCAGAGACGATGGGCGAATTGATGGCAGGAGCGCGTGTTCGCGCGGTTGGTGTCGAAAAGGATGCGATGACACTCGGTGCTTTTGAAGCGTACGATCAAGCTTCGGCAATCGAGCTTGTTCCGACGACAGGAATCATTGAAAACCTACGCTTGATTAAGGATTCGTCAGAGATTAAGATGATTAAGGAAGCGGTGGAGCTCGCAGACGCGACCTTCCAACACATCTTGACGTATATTCAACCAGGACGAACAGAACTTGAAGTATCAAACGAACTAGAATTCTTCATGCGCAAGCATGGAGCGACGTCTTCTTCTTTCGATACGATCGTGGCGTCAGGCCATCGTTCTGCCTTGCCGCACGGTGTTGCTAGCTCGAAAGTCATTGCGACGGGTGAGCTCGTGACGCTTGATTTCGGAGCGCTCTTGAACGGTTATGTTTCAGATATCACACGGACTGTCGCAGTCGGTCCGATCAATGCCGAATTGCAGAAGATCTACGATACAGTCTTACAAGCGCAACTAGCGGGTGTCGATGGCTTAAAACCAGGTATCACTGGAATCGAAGCGGACGCGTTGACACGTGATATCATTAAAGAAGCAGGTTACGGTGAGTACTTCGGTCACTCGACGGGACACGGTATTGGTCTAGAAGTACATGAAGGACCTGGCTTGTCGTTCCGCTCTGAGACGAAACTTGAACCGGGCATGATCGTTACGGTCGAACCAGGTATCTACGTGCCGCAAGTTGGCGGATGCCGGATTGAAGATGACGTCTTGATTACGGAAACAGGTCGAGAAATTCTTTCGTCTTCACCAAAAGAACTGATCACTCTCTAATTCAGAGTGACGGGACATTTTAGGAGGAACCATTTATGGTATCAGTAAACGATTTAAAAACAGGATTAACGATTAAAACTTCAGACGGTATGATTTGGCAAGTACTTGAATTCCAACATGTTAAACCAGGTAAAGGGGCAGCTTTCGTTCGGACGAAAATGCGTAACATCCGTAACGGAAACATCCAAGAGATGACATTCCGTGGTGGTGAGCGTGTCGAGCGTGCACACATCGAGCGTAACAAGATGCAATACCTTTACCCAATGGGTGAGACTTACGTCTTCATGGACACAGAATCGTATGAGCAATTGGAATTGACGACGGCACAAGTCGAAGCAGCTCTTCCATACTTGCTTGAAAACATGGAAGTTCAAATCGCGGTTTACAACGGCGAAATCCTCGGTCTTGAATTACCGAACACAGTCGTCATGACGATCGTCGAAGCAGAGCCTGGCGTTAAGGGTGATACAGCTTCGAACGTCAAGAAAAACGCGACAGTGGAGACGGGTCACATCATTCAAGTACCACTCTTCATCGAAGCAGGAGAAAAAGTAACGGTTGATACACGTACAGGTGATTTCACAGGTCGTTACAACGGATAATATTGAAACGACAAGACGTCTCTCACCTTCTATCAGGTCGAGAGACGTCTTTTTTTTCATCCAGCTTGACTTGCATCCAATGGTATGACCAGTTAATATAAGTATTTGAGTAGGCATTAGCACCTGGTATAATAATTGTGAATACAGCATAGATGGGGGAAGAATGACAGATGAAAATCGATCAGTTGAAACAAGTACTCGAAATGCTCGATCAGTCGAGTGTAAATGAACTCTCACTCGAGACGGATACGTATAAATTGAAGTTGAAGAAACAAGGAGAAACAGTGACGGTCTCGCACCAAGCACCTGCTGCTCCAGTAGCGGCGCCTGCTCCTGTGAAGCAAGCGGCAACACCAGTCGAGGAAGAGGCGACTGCGGATGATACGGTCACGATCAATGCCTTGATGGTCGGAACGTTCTATTCGCGTCCGAATCCGGATAAACCGGCATACGTCAAAGTCGGTGATCAGATTGAAGTGGGTCAAATCGTTTGTGTCCTTGAAGCAATGAAGCTCTTCAATAACTTAAACTCGGAAGTATCTGGAACGGTCGTCGAGATTCTTGTCGCCGATGGAGATCTCGTTGAATTTGGTCAACCACTCTTCCGGATCCGTCCGTAAACGGGGGTGAACAGCATGGAAAAATTATTGATTGCCAACCGTGGAGAAATCGCCGTCCGCATCATTCGAGCGGCAAAGGAACTTGGAATACAGACCGTTGCTGTCTACTCGACGGCAGATAAGGAAGCCTTACACGTTCGTTTAGCCGATGAGGCGTACTGCATCGGTGAGGCGAGTTCTGCTTCATCCTACTTAAACGTTACGAATATCCTCGCAATCGCAACGAACCGTCAAGTAACGATGATCCACCCGGGTTACGGTTTCCTAGCCGAGAACGTCGATTTTGCTGAGATGTGTGAAGCGTGCGGAATCAAGTTCGTTGGTCCGACGTCGGATGCGATCCGTCAGATGGGGATCAAGGACGTCGCGAAGAAGACGATGATCGAGTGTGGCGTGCCTGTCGTGCCGGGTTCGGATGGAACGGTCACGGACGAAGAAGCGGTCGCACTGGCGCAAGAAATTGGTTATCCAGTCATCATCAAAGCAACAGCCGGTGGTGGAGGTAAAGGGATTCGGGTCGCTCGTTCGGAAGAGGAGCTGATCAACGGGTTAAGTGAGACACGCCGTGAAGCAAAACAAGCTTTCGGAAACGGGGATGTCTATTTAGAACGTTTCATCGAAGAATTCCGCCATGTCGAGGTACAGGTCCTCGCTGACCGTCACGGGAATGTCATTCACCTCGGTGAACGGGATTGTACCGTCCAGCGTCGGATGCAGAAACTGATCGAGGAAGCGCCGTCACCTGCGGTCAGTGAAGCGACACGATTAAAAATGGGCGAGGCTGCCGTAAAAGCCGCAAAAGCGATTCAATACACGGGAGCTGGAACGATCGAATTCATCTTCGTCGAAGAGACGGAAGAGTTCTTCTTCATGGAGATGAACACGCGCATTCAAGTCGAACACCCGGTAACGGAGATGATCACTGGATTCGACCTCGTTCAAGCACAATTGCAAGTCGCGCTCGATCATCCACTTGCCGTCAAACAAAAGGATATCAAGTTCCACGGTCATTCGATCGAGTGCCGAATCAATGCCGAGGATCCAGATCATGATTTCCGTCCGTCTGCTGGACGCGTCACACAATACGTGACACCAGGCGGAATGGGTGTGCGCATCGATAGTGCGGTCTATCCAGGGTACATGATTCCACCATACTATGACTCGATGGTCGCGAAGTTGATCGTCCATGCGGAAACACGGGAAGAAGCATGTGCGAAGATGGAACGTGCACTAGCTGAATTTTGGATCGAAGGTGTCAAGACGACGATCCCGTTCCACGAACGTGTTCTCAGTCACCCGGTATTCCGGCGTGGGACGTTCACGACGAAATTCGCAGAGCGTGAGCTAAAAGGTACGATCGTTAACTGAATCAGGACGGGAGTTTGTGCGACGAACTCCCGTCTTTTTTTGGCGTTCTCTATGTTTTTTAAAAGAGGAATGTGCTAAACTAACTGATTGAGAACGACAAAAAAAGGAGCACGCAAAATCATGATGAAACGACACATGGCACGCGAACTCGCAGTCCAGTCTTTGTTCCAAATGGAGCTTTCGGATCTGACTGCACAAGAGGCCATTGAATTCGCGGTAGAAGGTAAGGAATATGACACATTCGTCGAGCAATTGGTGAACGGTGTCGAAACGAACAAAGCAACGATTGACCAACACATCCGAGAAGCACTGGTCAACTGGTCATTCGAACGACTCGGAAACATCGAGCGGACGATTCTTCGCTTAGCCGTCTACGAATTGTTATTCGAAACGAACATTCCAGTTCGAGTGACGATCAACGAAGCGATTGAATTGACGAAGGCGTTCGCAGATGAAGAAGCGACAAAAATCGTGAACGGTGTTCTTGGTAAAGTCGCACAAGGCGTCGTCAAAGAAAATTCATAAACGTGTAAAACCGAATAGAGACAAACAGACAGAAGAGTGAATCGAACTTTTTGGGGGAGTGGACAAATCATGGCAGTAGTAATCGATGGAAAACAGGTAGCCCATTCATATCGTATGAAGCTGAAAGAAGAAGTCGCACGTCTGAAAGAACAGCGGATTCAACCGCAATTGACTGTCATCCTGATTGGCGAAGATCCTGCTAGTCAGTCTTATGTACGTGGTAAAGAAAAGGCGGCGAAGGAAATCGGCATGGATTCGGAGTTGATCCGACTTCCGGCAGAAACAACGGAATCAGAGCTTCTTCACTTGATCGACCGTCTGAACGTTGATGCGAGTGTCCATGGGATTCTCGTCCAATTGCCGTTGCCTGACCATATTGATGAGAGCAAAGTCATTTTTGCGATTTCTCCTGAAAAGGACGTCGATGGTTTTCATCCTGTCTCTGTCGGGAAAATGATGATTGGTGAACCGACATTTTTACCGTGTACACCAAACGGCATTCTTCATCTCGTCAAAGAGATGAACGTACCGATTGCCGGTCAACACGTCGTTGTCGTCGGTCGTAGCCAAATCGTCGGTAAACCCGTCGGTATGTTGTTCTTGAATGAATCGGCTACCGTTTCCTATTGTCATTCCAAGACAAAAGATCTCGGTGCGATGACGCGTCAAGCGGATATCTTGATCGTCGCAGTCGGCGTACCGAAGCTGATTACGGCGGATATGGTGAAACCGGATGCTGTCGTCATTGACGTTGGTGTCAACCGTGTCGATGGCAAACTCGTCGGTGATGTCGAGTTTGATACGGTACAAGACGTTGCATCGATGATCACACCTGTTCCGGGTGGCGTTGGTCCGATGACGATCACGATGCTACTGCATAACACGATCGAGGCTGCGCGATGAGCGAACCTCTTCACGTTTCCGATTTAGTCCACTATGTCAAACGTGAACTAGAAGGCGACGCCCTTCTGCAACAAGTCCAGGTGGTGGGAGAAGTGTCGAACTTTAAACGACACTCTTCCGGTCACCTTTATTTTACGTTGAAGGACGAGCAGTCACGGATGAAAGCCGTCATGTTTGCCCGGGATGCGAGTCGAGTCAAAGCAGACGTTCGCGATGGGATGCGAGTCGTCGTCACCGCGCGCTTATCCGTCTACGTCTCTTCTGGGGAGATGCAACTCTATGTCGAACGGATGACGGAAGACGGTGTAGGAGCGTTATATGAGGCGTTCTCACGCTTGAAGGTGGATCTTGAAGAGCGCGGTTGGTTTGATCCAGCCATCAAACAATCGTTGCCAGCATTTCCCGAGCGAATCGGGATCATCACGTCGCCAAAAGGAGCAGCGCTTCATGATATCGCAACGACACTCCGGCGCCGTTATCCGCAAGCGGCCATCGTCTTCGCCCCGGTCCTTGTACAAGGAGCGGATGCGGCACCACAAATCAGCCGTGCCATTCAGCTAATGAATGAGCATGCTGCCTGTGATGTGTTGATCATTGGTCGTGGTGGTGGTTCGATCGAGGAGCTGTGG
This region includes:
- a CDS encoding DUF1385 domain-containing protein translates to MKTTNPPVGGQAIVEGVMFQNATHAVSAIRRNDDSIETFAQQKPVRPRIAKGKRIPLLRGLFALMESSANGASHMNFASDRYGVKPGEEEPEETTASPLTKWLGVAVVGILSFFFGKLLFTLLPAFLASLFDVFPALSGHVIQNVIEATIKLTLLFSYLYVISLTPLVKRLFQYHGAEHKVINCVESGRPLTVENVRVSSRLHYRCGSSFLIFTVIVGFFVYLIVPTDPLWLRLVCRIALLPVVIGLSFEVLQLTNKAQHIKGLRVIALPGLWLQYLTTKEPDDSQIEVAIYAFEALEKQEHNLHENALG
- a CDS encoding SA1362 family protein — encoded protein: MIRQRIGSTFALVVLLFAFVGFGYKLVNNPSSLFSQLLFFGITAGIIFLLFKFLTRNRSVGNGANAQYRKSVAQSKKMHGSSNSVRRTDFKKKPVKSSKAPASNKVRPLRDRSKAPHLTVIEGKKGKKKKRAF
- the mntR gene encoding transcriptional regulator MntR, yielding MPTPSMEDYLEQIYKLIEDKGYARVSDIAESLGVHPSSVTKMVQKLDRETYLVYEKYRGLMLTPKGRKIGKRLVERHALLEDFLRLVGVDEELIYKDVEGIEHHISIEALDKINGMIQFFAERPGLKEELHRYQQAHPED
- a CDS encoding lipoate--protein ligase family protein; this translates as MNREWQVLTTPAMEPAMNMAIDEALIQFVGRGEIAPTLRFYSWEPRGLSVGHFQRATRDIDRKRIAELGIPIVRRMTGGRAVLHADELTYSVVIPEDTEGLPRTVIESYRMLTEGIRKGYHHLGIPVEFSVPLTEEEKEELRKPKSAVCFDAASYYELAVGKRKVAGSAQVRHQGVVLQHGSVPLSVDEGELFDCFLYDDESTRERMKARFSGKAVALNELAGRAVAFDEVREAFTKGFEEALDLSFVPLTFTSEQWQEIERLAEKYRSDEWNWKR
- the gcvPB gene encoding aminomethyl-transferring glycine dehydrogenase subunit GcvPB yields the protein MNEQTLIFEISKPGRIAFSLPLPTVDEVAVEELLPASMLRKEDVALPEVSELDLVRHYTALSNRNHGVDSGFYPLGSCTMKYNPKINEDMARLPGFAHIHPLQPVESVQGALGLMYDLQEKLAVITGMDEVTLQPAAGAHGEWTGLMLIKAYHHARGDFKRTKVLVPDSAHGTNPASASVAGFDTVTVLSDERGLVDLADLKKKVGDDTAALMLTNPNTLGLFESDIVEIAKAVHEAGGKLYYDGANSNAIMGIARPGDMGFDVVHLNLHKTFTGPHGGGGPGSGPVGVKQDLIPYLPKPIVRKEEERYVLDYDRPEAIGRVKPFYGNFGINVRAYSYIRTMGGAGLARVSKEAVLNANYMLARLKGAYDAPYDVYCKHEFVLSGKRQKALGVRTLDIAKRLLDFGYHPPTIYFPLNVEECIMIEPTETESKETLDAFCDAMLQIAKEVEETPDVVLNAPHTTVVKRMDETLAARKPVLRYEPKQEVHA
- a CDS encoding rhodanese-like domain-containing protein: METGTIITIVLWVALIAYIAWRFMPVKGITKLSQEEFRANYRKAQIVDVRETQEFKGGHIVGARNIPVSQMKMRSKELRKDMPIYLYCQGSMRSSQAAKVLKKAGYTNLYQLKGGFKQWSGKIKRS
- the hpt gene encoding hypoxanthine phosphoribosyltransferase encodes the protein MEITIKEKLVSESQLKEKVRELAQQIEADAAGRQIVLVVVLKGSMVFAADLMREIKGSVQIDTVACSSYGTKTVSSGRVQLKKDLDLDVQGKYVVVIEDIIDTGRTLHFLCDHMKLHQPGVLKVCTLLDKPARREVELDADYVGFEIPDYFVVGYGIDCAEEYRNLPYIGWVETD
- the gcvPA gene encoding aminomethyl-transferring glycine dehydrogenase subunit GcvPA; amino-acid sequence: MDFRYLPMTAEDEQAMLQTIGAASIEDLLADIPASVRDNGTLEEVGVPLPETDLIRTLSKLADQNMNTKQYSSFLGAGIYDHYAPAVVNHMLLRSEFYTAYTPYQPEISQGELQAIFEFQSMICELTGMDVANSSMYDGITALAEAAMLACAHTKKKTIVLSDGVHPEAHDVVRTYANGPGLNVETLALEQGVTRIDQLDAIEDVACVIVQYPNFYGRVEELQALADATHARGALFIVSANPLALGILEAPGKLGADITIGDCQPFGIPQSFGGPTCGYFTTTKALMRKIPGRLVGQTVDENGKRGFVLTLQAREQHIRRDKATSNICSNQALNALAASIAMSALGKRGIRELATRNLQTAHALKQKLKQAGFTIVDDGPSFNEFVVTLPIDATRASQQLLDHGIIGGLPLGSYDAARQNEMLVCATELRTNEELDQFVTALGGLTHE